A genomic stretch from Eretmochelys imbricata isolate rEreImb1 chromosome 24, rEreImb1.hap1, whole genome shotgun sequence includes:
- the LOC144279734 gene encoding proline rich transmembrane protein 1B-like, with the protein MSLPGYGKGPEPSVPAQPPPYSNVPPYGAPPPLLPSGGQLPAPSYGAAPNQQGYYPPYNQQGYYPPYNEDPNRGPMGYAPQQVILVSPPPAKENDYLGYSIFTLLCCCLPLGIVALVYSIQTRDANNSGNTSQAQQSSRMARIFNHTALGVGIVVLIVWVAIVIAIRVSAYT; encoded by the exons ATGAGTTTACCAGGCTATGGTAAAGGCCCCGAGCCCTCCGTCCCTGCTCAGCCGCCCCCATACTCCAACGTGCCGCCTTATGGGGCCCCTCCTCCGCTACTGCCCTCAGGCGGGCAACTCCCTGCTCCAAGCTACGGGGCAGCTCCCAACCAACAGGGCTATTACCCTCCATACAACCAACAGGGCTATTACCCTCCATACAACGAGGACCCCAACCGGGGCCCGATGGGCTATGCCCCACAGCAGGTCATCCTGGTCTCCCCACCTCCTGCCAAGGAGAATGACTACCTGGGCTACTCCATCTTCAccctcctctgctgctgcctgcccctgGGCATCGTGGCGCTGGTGTATTCCATCCAG ACCCGGGATGCCAACAACAGCGGGAACACTAGCCAAGCACAGCAGAGTTCCCGGATGGCCCGGATTTTCAACCAcacagccctgggggtggggattgTGGTGCTGATCGTGTGGGTCGCCATTGTGATTGCCATCAGAGTCTCAGCCTATACATAA